Proteins encoded in a region of the Takifugu flavidus isolate HTHZ2018 chromosome 10, ASM371156v2, whole genome shotgun sequence genome:
- the tgfbr2b gene encoding TGF-beta receptor type-2 isoform X1, producing the protein MEDQRCSLSLSIFFLTVLLDSGTTGMPSFFPMNQLCKFCDVESSNCSGTGTCTSNCSITSICPSAEEICVALWRKNETGFSIETLCHDPSKSLYGMMLDDFNSSACLMKEKNTTGGMVQVCSCTGEECNNFLIFSPVVDPTPDDPLVSVVLVSLLPLLVMGIAGMFYWYRVHRPRLRSQEWKSSIKKRKPKSGGLDCSDVCVIMMDDDRSDSSSTHANNLNHNTEPLPIELDQLVGKGRFAQVYKAKLKQAASDQFETVAVKIFPYEEYASWKNEKDIFSNSDLRHENVLHFLTAEEKKAQRQYWLITAFHTRGNLQEHLTHNIISWEELKILGSSLARGVSHLHSDRLPCGRPKVAIVHRDLKSSNILVKNDLTCCLCDFGLGLQLDSSLSVDDLANSGQVGTARYMAPEVLEARLNLENIESFKQADIYSMALVLWEMTSRCEAVGEVKDYEPAYGSKVREHPCVESMKDNVLRDRGRPEIPDTWLRHQGVAMMCGTIMECWDHDPEARLTAHCVAERISEMEDEMDKLSSHSSSTEKIPEELKIPTEVEIPEEMMKITELQDIIAVDCSVSDQK; encoded by the exons GTATGCCCAGCTTCTTCCCGATGAACCAGCTCTGTAAGTTCTGCGATGTTGAATCCTCTAACTGCAGCGGGACGGGGACGTGCACATCCaactgctccatcacatccatctGCCCCTCCGCTGAAGAAATCTGCGTGGCCCTCTG GAGGAAGAACGAGACAGGATTCTCCATCGAGACTCTGTGTCACGACCCTTCAAAGTCACTTTACGGCATGATGCTGGATGATTTCAACAGCTCCGCCTGCTtgatgaaggagaagaacaCGACCGGTGGAATGGTTCAGGTCTGCTCCTGCACGGGGGAGGAGTGTAACAACTTTCTGATCTTCTCTCCCG TGGTGGATCCGACTCCCGACGACCCCCTGGTGTCCGTGGTGCTGGTgagcctcctccctctgctggtgatGGGCATCGCAGGAATGTTCTACTGGTACCGGGTGCACCGGCCACGCCTGCGCAGCCAAGAGTGGAAGAGCAGCATCAAGAAACGCAAACCGAAAAGCGGAGGCCTGGACTGCAGTGACGTCTGCGTCATCATGATGGACGACGACAGatctgacagcagctccacgcACGCCAACAACCTGAACCACAACACGGAACCGCTGCCAATAGAGCTCGATCAGCTG GTGGGGAAGGGTCGCTTCGCCCAGGTCTACAAGGCTAAGTTGAAGCAGGCCGCCTCCGATCAGTTTGAAACGGTGGCCGTGAAGATCTTCCCGTACGAGGAATACGCTTCCTGGAAGAATGAGAAGGACATCTTCTCCAATTCAGACCTGCGGCACGAGAACGTCCTCCACTTCCTTACAGCCGAGGAGAAAAAGGCTCAGAGGCAGTACTGGCTCATCACTGCCTTCCACACCAGAGGAAACCTGCAG GAACACCTGACGCATAACATCATCAGCTGGGAGGAGCTTAAGATTCTGGGGAGCTCGTTAGCTCGGGGCGTCTCTCACCTCCACAGTGACCGCCTCCCCTGCGGACGCCCAAAG GTTGCCATCGTCCACCGTGACCTCAAGAGCTCCAACATCCTGGTGAAGAACGACCTGACGTGCTGCCTGTGCGACTTCGGGCTGGGCTTGCAGCTGGACAGCAGCCTGTCTGTGGATGATCTGGCCAATAGTGGACAG GTGGGTACGGCCCGTTACATGGCTCCTGAGGTACTGGAGGCCCGGCTGAACCTGGAAAACATTGAGTCCTTCAAGCAGGCCGATATCTACTCCATGGCGCTGGTGCTTTGGGAGATGACGTCGAGGTGCGAAGCTGTTGGAG aggtgaaGGACTATGAGCCTGCCTATGGCTCCAAAGTGCGAGAGCACCCCTGTGTGGAGAGCATGAAGGACAACGTgctgagagacagaggaaggccTGAGATCCCCGACACCTGGCTCAGACACCAG GGCGTGGCCATGATGTGCGGCACCATCATGGAATGCTGGGACCACGACCCCGAGGCCCGGCTCACGGCCCACTGCGTCGCCGAGCGCATCTCCGAGATGGAGGACGAGATGGACAAACTGTCCAGCCACAGCTCGTCCACAGAGAAGATCCCCGAGGAGCTGAAGATCCCGACAGAGGTGGAGATCCCTGAGGAGATGATGAAAATCACAGAGCTACAGGACATCATCGCCGTCGACTGTTCGGTCAGCGACCAGAAGTGA
- the tgfbr2b gene encoding TGF-beta receptor type-2 isoform X2, with the protein MRGGMPSFFPMNQLCKFCDVESSNCSGTGTCTSNCSITSICPSAEEICVALWRKNETGFSIETLCHDPSKSLYGMMLDDFNSSACLMKEKNTTGGMVQVCSCTGEECNNFLIFSPVVDPTPDDPLVSVVLVSLLPLLVMGIAGMFYWYRVHRPRLRSQEWKSSIKKRKPKSGGLDCSDVCVIMMDDDRSDSSSTHANNLNHNTEPLPIELDQLVGKGRFAQVYKAKLKQAASDQFETVAVKIFPYEEYASWKNEKDIFSNSDLRHENVLHFLTAEEKKAQRQYWLITAFHTRGNLQEHLTHNIISWEELKILGSSLARGVSHLHSDRLPCGRPKVAIVHRDLKSSNILVKNDLTCCLCDFGLGLQLDSSLSVDDLANSGQVGTARYMAPEVLEARLNLENIESFKQADIYSMALVLWEMTSRCEAVGEVKDYEPAYGSKVREHPCVESMKDNVLRDRGRPEIPDTWLRHQGVAMMCGTIMECWDHDPEARLTAHCVAERISEMEDEMDKLSSHSSSTEKIPEELKIPTEVEIPEEMMKITELQDIIAVDCSVSDQK; encoded by the exons atgagaggag GTATGCCCAGCTTCTTCCCGATGAACCAGCTCTGTAAGTTCTGCGATGTTGAATCCTCTAACTGCAGCGGGACGGGGACGTGCACATCCaactgctccatcacatccatctGCCCCTCCGCTGAAGAAATCTGCGTGGCCCTCTG GAGGAAGAACGAGACAGGATTCTCCATCGAGACTCTGTGTCACGACCCTTCAAAGTCACTTTACGGCATGATGCTGGATGATTTCAACAGCTCCGCCTGCTtgatgaaggagaagaacaCGACCGGTGGAATGGTTCAGGTCTGCTCCTGCACGGGGGAGGAGTGTAACAACTTTCTGATCTTCTCTCCCG TGGTGGATCCGACTCCCGACGACCCCCTGGTGTCCGTGGTGCTGGTgagcctcctccctctgctggtgatGGGCATCGCAGGAATGTTCTACTGGTACCGGGTGCACCGGCCACGCCTGCGCAGCCAAGAGTGGAAGAGCAGCATCAAGAAACGCAAACCGAAAAGCGGAGGCCTGGACTGCAGTGACGTCTGCGTCATCATGATGGACGACGACAGatctgacagcagctccacgcACGCCAACAACCTGAACCACAACACGGAACCGCTGCCAATAGAGCTCGATCAGCTG GTGGGGAAGGGTCGCTTCGCCCAGGTCTACAAGGCTAAGTTGAAGCAGGCCGCCTCCGATCAGTTTGAAACGGTGGCCGTGAAGATCTTCCCGTACGAGGAATACGCTTCCTGGAAGAATGAGAAGGACATCTTCTCCAATTCAGACCTGCGGCACGAGAACGTCCTCCACTTCCTTACAGCCGAGGAGAAAAAGGCTCAGAGGCAGTACTGGCTCATCACTGCCTTCCACACCAGAGGAAACCTGCAG GAACACCTGACGCATAACATCATCAGCTGGGAGGAGCTTAAGATTCTGGGGAGCTCGTTAGCTCGGGGCGTCTCTCACCTCCACAGTGACCGCCTCCCCTGCGGACGCCCAAAG GTTGCCATCGTCCACCGTGACCTCAAGAGCTCCAACATCCTGGTGAAGAACGACCTGACGTGCTGCCTGTGCGACTTCGGGCTGGGCTTGCAGCTGGACAGCAGCCTGTCTGTGGATGATCTGGCCAATAGTGGACAG GTGGGTACGGCCCGTTACATGGCTCCTGAGGTACTGGAGGCCCGGCTGAACCTGGAAAACATTGAGTCCTTCAAGCAGGCCGATATCTACTCCATGGCGCTGGTGCTTTGGGAGATGACGTCGAGGTGCGAAGCTGTTGGAG aggtgaaGGACTATGAGCCTGCCTATGGCTCCAAAGTGCGAGAGCACCCCTGTGTGGAGAGCATGAAGGACAACGTgctgagagacagaggaaggccTGAGATCCCCGACACCTGGCTCAGACACCAG GGCGTGGCCATGATGTGCGGCACCATCATGGAATGCTGGGACCACGACCCCGAGGCCCGGCTCACGGCCCACTGCGTCGCCGAGCGCATCTCCGAGATGGAGGACGAGATGGACAAACTGTCCAGCCACAGCTCGTCCACAGAGAAGATCCCCGAGGAGCTGAAGATCCCGACAGAGGTGGAGATCCCTGAGGAGATGATGAAAATCACAGAGCTACAGGACATCATCGCCGTCGACTGTTCGGTCAGCGACCAGAAGTGA
- the LOC130533075 gene encoding dolichyl-diphosphooligosaccharide--protein glycosyltransferase subunit STT3B-like, protein MAEHHPVTDGKQKSSLNSGASYSGNGRSSAAVERGSNAGAAGGLSGGLSQPAGWQSLLSFTILFLAWLAGFSSRLFAVIRFESIIHEFDPWFNYRSTHHLSTNGFYEFLNWFDERAWYPLGRIVGGTVYPGLMVTAGLIHYVLNLLHVTVHIRDVCVFLAPVFSGLTSISTFLLTRELWNQGAGLLAACFIAIVPGYISRSVAGSFDNEGIAIFALQFTYYLWVKSVKTGSVFWAIGCCLSYFYMVSAWGGYVFIINLIPLHVFVLLLMQRYSSRVYIAYSTFYIVGLVLSMQIPFVGFQPIRTSEHMAAAGVFVLLQVYAFLQYLKNRLTRHEFQTLFFLGVSVAAGVVFLSVIYLTYTGYIAPWSGRFYSLWDTGYAKIHIPIIASVSEHQPTTWVSFFFDLHILVCTFPAGLWFCIKNINDERVFVALYAISAVYFAGVMVRLMLTLTPVVCMLSAVAFSSVFEHYLGDDTKRQSPPMEDSSDEDDRKNAGNLYDKAGKVRKHVSEQEKAEEGLGPNIKSIVTMLMLMLLMMFAVHCTWVTSNAYSSPSVVLASYNHDGSRNILDDFREAYYWLRQNTDEHARVMSWWDYGYQIAGMANRTTLVDNNTWNNSHIALVGKAMSSNETAAYEIMKSLDVDYVLIIFGGVIGYSGDDINKFLWMVRIAEGEHPRDIRESDYFTPQGEFRVDKAGSPTLLNCLMYKMSYYRFGEMQLDFRTPPGFDRTRNAEIGNKDIKLKHLEEAFTSEHWLVRIYKVKKLENRDRVENKLRGTDSTKQKYTSKKTAKRKRGYVKNKLSIKKGKKLTKKSL, encoded by the exons ATGGCGGAGCATCACCCGGTTACCGACGGCAAACAGAAATCGTCGCTGAACTCCGGGGCGTCGTACTCGGGCAACGGGCGCAGCAGCGCGGCGGTGGAGCGAGGCAGCAACGCCGGGGCAGCAGGAGGTCTGTCCGGCGGCCTGTCGCAGCCGGCCGGGTGGCAGTCCCTGCTGTCGTTTACCATCCTCTTCCTGGCCTGGCTCGCCGGGTTCAGCTCCAGGCTCTTCGCTGTCATCCGCTTCGAAAGCATCATCCACGAGTTCGACCCCTG GTTCAACTACAGGTCAACTCACCACCTCTCCACCAATGGCTTCTACGAGTTCCTCAACTGGTTTGACGAGAGAGCGTGGTACCCTCTGGGCAGGATAGTCGGGGGCACG GTGTATCCCGGTCTGATGGTCACGGCGGGCCTCATCCACTACGTGCTCAACCTGTTGCATGTCACCGTGCACATCCGTGACGTGTGCGTGTTCCTGGCTCCCGTGTTCAGTGGCCTGACCTCCATCTCCACCTTTCTGCTCACGAGGGAGCTGTGGAACCAGGGCGCCGGCCTGCTGGCGGCCTGCTTCATCGCCATCGTCCCCGGCTACATCTCTCGCTCTGTCGCGGGCTCCTTCGACAATGAAGGCATTGCCATCTTCGCCCTGCAGTTCACCTACTACCTCTGG GTGAAGTCGGTCAAGACGGGATCGGTCTTCTGGGCCATCGGATGCTGCCTTTCCTATTTCTACATG GTGTCTGCGTGGGGCGGGTACGTCTTCATCATCAACCTCATTCCTCTTCACGTCTtcgtcctgctgctgatgcagcgtTACAGCAGCAGGGTCTACATAG CCTACAGCACCTTCTACATTGTTGGTCTGGTCTTGTCCATGCAGATCCCCTTCGTGGgctttcagccaatcaggaccAGCGAGCACATGGCTGCCGCAG GCgtgtttgttctgctccagGTTTACGCCTTCCTGCAGTACCTGAAGAACAGACTGACACGACATGAGTTCCAGACTCTCTTCTTCTTGGGAGTCTCTGTAGCTGCTGGAGTGGTTTTCCTCTCCGTCATCTACCTGACGTACACAG gGTACATTGCGCCATGGAGTGGCCGTTTCTACTCTCTCTGGGACACTGG CTACGCCAAGATCCACATTCCCATAATTGCCTCGGTATCGGAGCACCAGCCCACCACCTGGGTCTCCTTCTTCTTCGACCTCCACATCCTTGTCTGCACCTTCCCAGCAGGCCTCTGGTTCTGCATCAAGAACATCAACGACGAGCGCGTCTTTG TGGCCTTGTACGCCATCAGCGCCGTTTATTTTGCTGGCGTCATGGTGCGCTTGATGCTGACTCTGACTCCAGTGGTGTGCATGCTGTCGGCGGTGGCTTTTTCCAGCGTCTTCGAGCACTATCTGGGAGATGACACCAAGAGACAGAGCCCACCCATGGAGGACAGCAGCGACGAGGACGACAGGAAGAACGCTGGGAACCTTTACGACAAG GCAGGCAAAGTGCGCAAACATGTATCGGAGCAAGAAAAGGCTGAGGAGGGTCTGGGGCCCAACATCAAGTCCATCGTCACCATGCTGatgttgatgctgctgatgatgtTTGCCGTCCACTGCACCTGGGTCACCAGCAACGCCTACTCCAGCCCCAGCGTCGTCCTGGCCTCATACAATCACGACGG ATCCCGTAACATCCTGGATGACTTCAGGGAGGCTTACTATTGGCTGAGGCAAAACACGGATGAGCACGCCAGAGTGATGTCGTGGTGGGACTACGGATACCAGATAGCAGGCATGGCCAACAGAACCACGCTGGTCGACAACAACACGTGGAACAACAGTCACATCGCTTTG GTGGGTAAAGCCATGTCGTCCAACGAGACGGCGGCCTACGAGATCATGAAGTCGCTGGATGTGGACTACGTCCTGATCATTTTCGGAGGGGTGATCGGCTACTCGGGTGACGACATAAACAAGTTCCTGTGGATGGTGCGCATCGCGGAGGGGGAGCACCCCAGGGACATCAGG GAAAGTGATTACTTCACCCCGCAGGGAGAGTTCCGAGTAGATAAAGCCGGTTCCCCCACGCTGCTCAACTGCCTGATGTACAAAATGTCCTACTACCGCTTTGGAGAAATGCAG CTGGACTTCAGGACCCCGCCGGGCTTCGATCGGACACGCAATGCTGAGATCGGCAACAAAGACATAAAGCTGAAGcacctggaggaggcgttcACGTCGGAGCACTGGCTGGTGAGGATTTACAAGGTCAAAAAGCTGGAGAACAGAGACCGCGTGGAGAACAAACTCCGGGGAACTGACAGCACCAAGCAAAAGTACACGTCCAAAAAG ACTGCCAAAAGGAAGCGTGGATACGTCAAAAACAAGCTTTCCATCAAGAAGGGCAAGAAACTGACCAAGAAGTCTTTATAG
- the kiaa1143 gene encoding uncharacterized protein KIAA1143 homolog, which produces MNRSKASGVSWVKPTEPSFLKKFKNDVGYKEGPTVDTKRQQMPTPDDDSASDREDELPQVVVLKSGDLTADEVKEIKDEENPVTGTKKGREPPADGKILFKKPEKRSSSEKFQGITASSSKKKKNDGENKEEEKEKSGKKIKNNSLLSFGGDEEEDED; this is translated from the exons ATGAACAGAAGCAAGGCCAGTGGTGTGTCGTGGGTGAAACCAACAGAACCGTCTTTTTTAAAGAAGTTTAAAAATGACGTTGGTTACAAAGAAGGACCGACAGTTGACACGAAG CGTCAGCAGATGCCCACTCCGGACGACGACAGCGCCAGTGATCGAGAGGACGAGTTACCGCAAGTTGTGGTCTTAAAGAGCGGCGATCTGACCGCGGATGAGGTGAAAGAGATCAAAGACGAAGAAAATCCTGTCACCGGGACAAAGAAAG GTCGAGAGCCTCCTGCAGATGGTAAAATCCTGTTCAAGAAACCGGAAAAGCGCTCCTCCTCAGAGAAATTCCAGGGAATCACAGCCAGCTccagcaaaaagaagaaaaatgacgGTGagaacaaggaggaggagaaggaaaagtctGGAAAGAAGATAAAAAACAACAGCCTTTTGTCTtttggaggagatgaggaggaggacgaagactaG
- the tgfbr2b gene encoding TGF-beta receptor type-2 isoform X3, whose translation MPSFFPMNQLCKFCDVESSNCSGTGTCTSNCSITSICPSAEEICVALWRKNETGFSIETLCHDPSKSLYGMMLDDFNSSACLMKEKNTTGGMVQVCSCTGEECNNFLIFSPVVDPTPDDPLVSVVLVSLLPLLVMGIAGMFYWYRVHRPRLRSQEWKSSIKKRKPKSGGLDCSDVCVIMMDDDRSDSSSTHANNLNHNTEPLPIELDQLVGKGRFAQVYKAKLKQAASDQFETVAVKIFPYEEYASWKNEKDIFSNSDLRHENVLHFLTAEEKKAQRQYWLITAFHTRGNLQEHLTHNIISWEELKILGSSLARGVSHLHSDRLPCGRPKVAIVHRDLKSSNILVKNDLTCCLCDFGLGLQLDSSLSVDDLANSGQVGTARYMAPEVLEARLNLENIESFKQADIYSMALVLWEMTSRCEAVGEVKDYEPAYGSKVREHPCVESMKDNVLRDRGRPEIPDTWLRHQGVAMMCGTIMECWDHDPEARLTAHCVAERISEMEDEMDKLSSHSSSTEKIPEELKIPTEVEIPEEMMKITELQDIIAVDCSVSDQK comes from the exons ATGCCCAGCTTCTTCCCGATGAACCAGCTCTGTAAGTTCTGCGATGTTGAATCCTCTAACTGCAGCGGGACGGGGACGTGCACATCCaactgctccatcacatccatctGCCCCTCCGCTGAAGAAATCTGCGTGGCCCTCTG GAGGAAGAACGAGACAGGATTCTCCATCGAGACTCTGTGTCACGACCCTTCAAAGTCACTTTACGGCATGATGCTGGATGATTTCAACAGCTCCGCCTGCTtgatgaaggagaagaacaCGACCGGTGGAATGGTTCAGGTCTGCTCCTGCACGGGGGAGGAGTGTAACAACTTTCTGATCTTCTCTCCCG TGGTGGATCCGACTCCCGACGACCCCCTGGTGTCCGTGGTGCTGGTgagcctcctccctctgctggtgatGGGCATCGCAGGAATGTTCTACTGGTACCGGGTGCACCGGCCACGCCTGCGCAGCCAAGAGTGGAAGAGCAGCATCAAGAAACGCAAACCGAAAAGCGGAGGCCTGGACTGCAGTGACGTCTGCGTCATCATGATGGACGACGACAGatctgacagcagctccacgcACGCCAACAACCTGAACCACAACACGGAACCGCTGCCAATAGAGCTCGATCAGCTG GTGGGGAAGGGTCGCTTCGCCCAGGTCTACAAGGCTAAGTTGAAGCAGGCCGCCTCCGATCAGTTTGAAACGGTGGCCGTGAAGATCTTCCCGTACGAGGAATACGCTTCCTGGAAGAATGAGAAGGACATCTTCTCCAATTCAGACCTGCGGCACGAGAACGTCCTCCACTTCCTTACAGCCGAGGAGAAAAAGGCTCAGAGGCAGTACTGGCTCATCACTGCCTTCCACACCAGAGGAAACCTGCAG GAACACCTGACGCATAACATCATCAGCTGGGAGGAGCTTAAGATTCTGGGGAGCTCGTTAGCTCGGGGCGTCTCTCACCTCCACAGTGACCGCCTCCCCTGCGGACGCCCAAAG GTTGCCATCGTCCACCGTGACCTCAAGAGCTCCAACATCCTGGTGAAGAACGACCTGACGTGCTGCCTGTGCGACTTCGGGCTGGGCTTGCAGCTGGACAGCAGCCTGTCTGTGGATGATCTGGCCAATAGTGGACAG GTGGGTACGGCCCGTTACATGGCTCCTGAGGTACTGGAGGCCCGGCTGAACCTGGAAAACATTGAGTCCTTCAAGCAGGCCGATATCTACTCCATGGCGCTGGTGCTTTGGGAGATGACGTCGAGGTGCGAAGCTGTTGGAG aggtgaaGGACTATGAGCCTGCCTATGGCTCCAAAGTGCGAGAGCACCCCTGTGTGGAGAGCATGAAGGACAACGTgctgagagacagaggaaggccTGAGATCCCCGACACCTGGCTCAGACACCAG GGCGTGGCCATGATGTGCGGCACCATCATGGAATGCTGGGACCACGACCCCGAGGCCCGGCTCACGGCCCACTGCGTCGCCGAGCGCATCTCCGAGATGGAGGACGAGATGGACAAACTGTCCAGCCACAGCTCGTCCACAGAGAAGATCCCCGAGGAGCTGAAGATCCCGACAGAGGTGGAGATCCCTGAGGAGATGATGAAAATCACAGAGCTACAGGACATCATCGCCGTCGACTGTTCGGTCAGCGACCAGAAGTGA